The following are encoded in a window of Perca fluviatilis chromosome 21, GENO_Pfluv_1.0, whole genome shotgun sequence genomic DNA:
- the twnk gene encoding twinkle protein, mitochondrial, whose amino-acid sequence MWRSLLLRGSTCLLQVAAPRFLHQRHLPSLSVKLLTQRLLHRPPCGSDLLGKGYYEYYLTHRWTRAYKKDAKSTVEFPASPITITEIKQYLRSKDIPFHDGYSCFHIPSIFVAPSARRDSFSLFIDKTTGQFLCKDTLVEGSWEDLQDCLEVMQKEEQEFLSPHVMLGYPESLEEQEDRERELREVQRIWSSSVPLTDVPEDEVQLIKTMFQITKVSNATLKKFGVRLFKPTKSLVFPWFGGPDSSLKGVKLLSAQSTDTDKVTYNEATVPKSNSYYNLFGLPLVGRMDAEVVLTGHELDTLAVSQATGLPSVALPRGVSCLPPILLPYLEQFSRVTLWLGGDIRSWEASKIFSRKLGLRRCLLVRPGEYRPCPVEALAQGKNFSHIIKSSIPAAHKSIVSFKQLREDVYGELVNTEQVAGVKWVRFQELNRILKGHRKGELTVFTGPTGSGKTTFISEVALDLCMQGVNTLWGSFEINNVRLAKIMLTQFAMQRLEENLEQYDFWADKFEELPLYFMTFHGQQNIKTVLDTMQHAVYLYDINHVIIDNLQFMMGQENLSVDKFAVQDHIIGAFRKFATNSSCHVTLVIHPRKEEDDRELQTASIFGSAKASQEADNVLILQEKKLVTCPGRRSLQVTKNRFDGDVGIFPLDFIKSSLTFAAPIKGKHKLRKVAAKPENEEVEGTEVAVKEEVKKEKAEKVAKTTKTPRTIKKPATDNESMQK is encoded by the exons ATGTGGAGGAGCTTGCTGCTGAGGGGCAGCACCTGTCTCTTGCAGGTGGCAGCCCCAAGGTTTCTCCATCAGAGACACTTACCATCCCTCAGTGTGAAACTTCTCACTCAAAGGCTCCTTCACAGGCCTCCATGTGGTTCAGACCTTCTTGGGAAAGGCTACTACGAATACTACCTGACACACCGGTGGACCAGGGCTTATAAAAAGGATGCCAAGTCTACTGTAGAGTTTCCTGCGAGCCCCATCACAATTACAGAGATCAAACAGTATCTGCGCTCCAAAGACATTCCCTTCCACGATGGCTACAGCTGCTTCCACATCCCCAGCATCTTTGTGGCTCCGTCTGCCCGGAGGGACAGCTTCTCCTTGTTCATCGACAAAACCACCGGACAGTTTCTGTGTAAAGACACGCTGGTGGAAGGGAGCTGGGAGGATCTCCAGGACTGCCTAGAGGTGATGCAGAAGGAGGAGCAGGAATTCCTCAGCCCTCATGTAATGCTGGGATACCCAGAGAGtttggaggagcaggaggacagggagagagagctgAGGGAGGTGCAGAGGATCTGGTCCAGCTCTGTGCCCCTCACTGACGTCCCTGAGGATGAGGTTCAGCTGATTAAAACCATGTTCCAG aTCACAAAGGTCTCTAATGCAACACTCAAGAAGTTTGGCGTGAGGCTTTTCaagcctaccaagagtctggtgTTCCCCTGGTTTGGTGGACCTGACTCCTCCCTAAAAGGGGTGAAGCTTCTCTCTGCCCAAAGCACAGACACTGACAAAGTTACTTATAATGAAGCTACAGTCCCAAAGTCTAATTCTTACTACAACCTGTTTGGCCTCCCCCTGGTGGGCCGTATGGACGCGGAGGTGGTGCTGACTGGACATGAGCTGGACACTCTGGCTGTGAGCCAGGCCACAGGACTCCCCAGCGTGGCTCTTCCACGTGGGGTCAGCTGCCTTCCACCGATCCTGCTGCCTTACCTGGAGCAGTTCAGTCGGGTGACGCTGTGGCTGGGAGGGGACATTCGCTCCTGGGAGGCATCAAAGATTTTTTCACGCAAGCTGGGTCTGAGGCGCTGCTTGCTGGTGCGGCCAGGGGAGTACCGCCCGTGTCCCGTGGAGGCGCTGGCCCAGGGGAAAAACTTCAGCCACATCATCAAATCCTCCATCCCAGCGGCCCATAAGTCCATAGTGTCCTTCAAGCAGCTCAGAGAGGACGTGTATGGGGAGCTGGTGAACACCGAGCAGGTGGCTGGAGTGAAGTGGGTGAGATTTCAGGAGCTCAACAGGATCCTGAAGGGACACCGCAAGGGGGAGCTGACTGTTTTCACAG GTCCTACTGGCAGCGGGAAGACCACCTTTATCAGTGAGGTTGCTCTGGACCTTTGCATGCAGGGCGTCAACACGTTATGGGGTAGCTTTGAGATCAACAACGTGCGTCTGGCAAAGATCATGCTGACCCAGTTTGCCATGCAGAGGCTGGAGGAAAACCTCGAGCAGTATGACTTCTGGGCAGACAAGTTTGAAGAGCTGCCACTCTACTTTATGACTTTCCACGGGCAGCAGAACATCAA GACAGTGCTGGACACTATGCAACATGCTGTCTACCTGTATGATATCAACCACGTCATCATCGACAACCTGCAGTTCATGATGGGGCAGGAAAATCTCTCCGTAGACAA GTTTGCTGTCCAGGACCACATTATCGGAGCATTCAGGAAGTTTGCCACCAACAGCAGCTGCCATGTCACTTTGGTCATTCACCCCAGGAAAGAGGAGGATGACCGAGAGCTGCAAACCGCATCCATCTTTGGTTCGGCAAAG GCCAGCCAAGAAGCCGACAACGTCCTCATTCTGCAGGAGAAGAAGCTGGTGACGTGCCCCGGCCGCAGGTCCCTGCAGGTGACCAAGAACCGTTTCGACGGAGACGTGGGCATTTTCCCTCTGGATTTCATCAAGTCGTCGCTCACTTTCGCAGCTCCCATCAAGGGTAAGCACAAGCTGAGGAAGGTCGCTGCCAAGCCAGAAAATGAGGAGGTGGAGGGGACCGAGGTGGCGGTGAAGGAAGAGGTTAAAAAAGAGAAGGCAGAGAAAGTGGCCAAAACGACAAAGACTCCACGGACTATTAAGAAGCCTGCAACTGACAATGAAAGCATGCAGAAGTAA
- the mrpl43 gene encoding 39S ribosomal protein L43, mitochondrial, whose translation MTSRGTPSRFLQSVLQNGIGRYVCQLKRVSIIFSKNAQSSLGVREFIEEGVVDYAKKNPATVVYVSPQSCRIPKIVAEYLNGNVREEIVTSKTSPQISELLTKLTNQSGLDIIRIRKPFHTDNPSIQGQWNPFTNRPPSIGPIRPQKQDS comes from the exons ATGACATCCAGAGGGACACCGAGTCGCTTCCTTCAGAGCGTTCTTCAGAACGGTATCGGTCGGTATGTCTGCCAGCTGAAACGAGTCTCCATCATCTTCTCTAAAAATGCACAGAGCTCGTTGGGAGTCAG GGAGTTCATTGAAGAGGGAGTGGTGGATTATGCCAAGAAGAACCCTGCAACTGTCGTGTACGTGTCTCCTCAGTCATGCAGGATACCCAAAATAGTTGCAGAATACT TAAACGGCAACGTGAGGGAAGAAATCGTCACGAGCAAAACATCTCCGCAGATATCAGAGCTTTTGACCAAGCTGACAAATCAGTCGGGCCTGGACATCATACGCATCCGCAAGCCCTTCCACACAGACAACCCCAGTATCCAGGGCCAGTGGAACCCATTCACCAACCGGCCCCCGTCCATCGGTCCCATCAGACCGCAGaaacaggacagctga